A window of the Prosthecobacter debontii genome harbors these coding sequences:
- a CDS encoding tetratricopeptide repeat protein, with product MQSRLWNPCSRRRLRHLGLLAFCCMELATAQETPKAWTERETRLANEYLSLLVSQPDYGRVVELLWNLYEKHGATPLLLENISAQAQTTRHPTVLLVQGHLFRRAGDLKKAASLYDEVLKAEPTQPLALRARAEVARELADPLTAWMLIQRWEDRLPDNDPAKPQALIELGTLALAAKKTEEAAQAWEKAARLRPDDIGIIRQVGELLLRAGFPARAASFYETLANQSDPQKRLDALYNLARILEHADEFLKADAALLKGLSLLDFRDARYAEFFRRRVRLHERFGNLDDLRLQLQSEAEKKPVSERSLRDLVQFYEITVDLDQHLAALRVLVKEVPQVVDYRWDLVRSLLDHDGAAEAGQLLDERMKGDGSDLPALIFLRCDVDLRQGRPAEATARLKQLLDRQSSAPEVEKQALNFAQTRTLDAVIEWILQARVQREPSRPEAVFELAGFYRTRKDNAKAEALLRQYTGQAVNEPEKQRRLNDAAAFLASGSDLDSAIMLAREALSKSGAGREELLRLADLLAEHGDYEEAAALLEKAWASSSTDEDRLDVDERLFSVLMGEKKVETTTHVGTAGDFKLPDAFTGKGFASGAPEEGALNPLPQAVMEKARAIFDFPTPATTKDKSEASLLGQKEWVKMETNPALAVRSPERLFRAAWWALRTEMHAEAYLFFRLLQMDPATGKVREMSLEAEKLLLELSLADKNKALTERVLHRLITRDAGNKVRYILRLSELLLEAEQAAVASLQSNRWFRDGSVPPPGLEATALLEQAYRETPDSDQLLSALTQTYTIQRRMEDALKLWKEAVKRASGTAAVPLLERYADLLLRQRKFPEYVQAQLEIVERETDAKRRREALRRFTDRLLWSADGGEMPPEIIQERLKLLEEALTEQTRRHPFDGFYHEALALIYEKKGDDARSFQAMKQAYYTSPETPFSLSQLREAALRVSDLKSAIYFQKQIAASAPPTELAVESRRLVELLEQTFQIAEADRVRRRLESRFSQDATALENLADHYKATGQDEAERRVYEQVAIVRPWDASSQLRIALKCLRLADDEAAERYLREILAKTSPSPSSATERQPLPLTPIRKSSAPGPVTEITALLDTAPGLEHDETTQLRAFLNLQRPEFSELPVEVNFVRLRVVEELAKLFIQQKDEAKIQAWIEDWSLPHKSNIERLWALYYVDAGAEFRVALQKTLKKQFSLENQFCLLWLMLRSHGMKEGLAWVNEKALDSSQLGRRKRLLLGVVAMLSDLDNFKFAKGELTELGASRLLMNASILEITRDLQDQQRYTEALELGESLRRNSVALADDYAFFLSRIAESAERWDLAREYLDQVVRGPILPGTYRGTYDPYLYSLSTASRLAVSEQAKEDTLRAAWKRLQSIPDSALTRLRKSAVAGLAGAQDTAAEEMRGFIAGDFLGARRMGESQGFLAPQGSSRHEEPMHLRGLWEETREIQASFVQQGLAGVVQKANDGLAASWGAVGLSSRSGQEFGEWRLAYLMRQLRQVDFPTRQRMIREYLGSVDMRLEVSVDTVSELGGRLESLGMAREAIDVYRLLPSRAPANPEYAQWLIRASESARETQVGLQFTLQLLLAEPPMKPPQPGDEVLREKHAWFLAQDFNLKELHTRGFLPEVTHVLQGRIPHEVPYLRELALLHERLGQDQEALAAWNRLHLAFTTNEERGILPDAESSLHQARLLHKMGKSQEALESLRTVSLVESSGSLGKEVLLLRADLVAAQGGWDEFRELMAIAVARKSLDAIAHLAELLRTHDRATEALNFLTQGERQVQEDADRFFLRLELLKLMAHESNWTPERGRAQVASLFRARCRDRDMLKGFASWMTKQGQGANQQAWIRILRAEVRAGVDRPMATLALCALAEVLTDKMSRDIALGWTAAKEGDRICVELGAEALLKAQRVRWAWEACEVLQELPTLRLDGRRMPLMVRVAHAMGERATVQEFFAEVIRRSVPGGVQPAEWAQAFEDIGEPGWARELYEAALLKLESTQSMQPDLSVAWVRFLIRNHDWETAEVYLLKNHWTMVNETADLIFELYQSWGKLASIETELPKFHLPEGIQKEVLFLSRRALGLPQPSLQP from the coding sequence ATGCAGTCTCGCTTATGGAATCCCTGTTCCCGTCGTCGCTTGCGGCATCTGGGTCTGCTTGCCTTTTGCTGCATGGAGCTGGCCACGGCCCAGGAGACACCCAAGGCATGGACCGAGCGAGAAACACGACTGGCCAATGAGTATTTGTCACTGCTGGTCAGTCAGCCGGATTATGGCCGGGTGGTCGAACTTCTGTGGAATCTTTACGAGAAGCACGGGGCCACGCCGCTGCTCTTGGAAAACATCTCGGCTCAAGCTCAGACAACGCGCCATCCGACGGTTTTGCTGGTGCAGGGACATCTATTCCGCCGCGCCGGCGACCTCAAAAAAGCGGCTTCTCTCTATGATGAAGTTTTAAAAGCTGAGCCGACCCAACCTCTCGCCCTGCGCGCGCGTGCAGAGGTCGCCCGGGAATTGGCGGATCCGCTCACGGCATGGATGCTGATCCAGCGGTGGGAAGACAGGTTGCCGGACAATGATCCCGCCAAGCCTCAAGCGTTGATCGAACTGGGAACGCTCGCACTTGCGGCCAAAAAAACGGAAGAGGCTGCTCAGGCTTGGGAAAAAGCTGCCCGACTGCGGCCGGATGATATCGGTATCATTCGGCAGGTCGGGGAGTTGCTGCTTCGCGCTGGTTTCCCAGCCCGAGCAGCCAGCTTCTACGAAACGCTGGCGAATCAAAGTGATCCGCAGAAGCGCCTGGATGCCCTTTATAATCTGGCTCGGATTTTGGAGCATGCTGACGAATTTCTGAAAGCCGATGCTGCCTTGTTGAAGGGCCTGAGTTTGTTGGATTTTCGAGATGCACGCTATGCGGAGTTCTTTCGGCGGCGGGTGCGTTTGCACGAACGGTTTGGGAATCTGGATGACCTGCGCTTGCAGTTGCAAAGTGAGGCAGAAAAGAAACCGGTGAGTGAAAGGTCCTTGCGAGACTTGGTCCAGTTTTATGAAATCACGGTGGATCTTGATCAGCATTTGGCGGCTTTGAGGGTCCTTGTGAAAGAGGTGCCTCAGGTGGTGGATTATCGTTGGGACTTGGTGCGTTCCTTGTTAGACCATGATGGGGCGGCGGAAGCGGGACAACTTCTGGATGAACGGATGAAAGGCGATGGCAGTGATCTCCCTGCGCTGATTTTTCTCCGCTGTGATGTGGACCTTCGACAGGGAAGACCGGCGGAGGCCACCGCTCGCTTGAAGCAACTTTTGGATCGCCAAAGCAGTGCCCCTGAAGTGGAAAAACAGGCGCTGAATTTTGCCCAAACCCGGACTTTGGATGCAGTGATTGAATGGATCCTGCAAGCACGGGTCCAACGTGAACCGAGCCGCCCCGAAGCTGTTTTTGAATTGGCAGGATTTTATCGGACGCGCAAAGACAACGCGAAAGCGGAGGCCTTGCTACGGCAATACACCGGACAGGCAGTGAATGAACCGGAGAAACAGCGTCGCCTCAATGATGCGGCGGCATTCCTGGCTTCAGGCAGTGACTTGGACAGTGCCATCATGTTGGCGAGAGAAGCTCTGTCTAAGTCTGGCGCAGGACGAGAAGAGTTGCTGCGTCTCGCGGATTTGTTGGCCGAACACGGTGATTATGAAGAAGCCGCAGCACTTTTGGAAAAGGCCTGGGCCAGTAGCTCGACCGATGAGGATCGCTTGGATGTCGATGAACGGCTTTTCTCGGTGCTCATGGGAGAAAAAAAGGTCGAAACGACAACTCATGTCGGCACCGCTGGAGATTTTAAGCTTCCAGATGCTTTTACAGGGAAAGGCTTTGCCAGCGGTGCTCCTGAGGAAGGCGCTCTGAATCCGCTGCCACAGGCTGTGATGGAGAAGGCGCGAGCGATCTTCGATTTCCCCACCCCGGCAACGACCAAGGACAAAAGCGAAGCCTCGCTCCTGGGCCAGAAAGAGTGGGTCAAGATGGAGACGAACCCTGCACTGGCAGTCCGTTCCCCTGAGCGTCTCTTTCGAGCGGCATGGTGGGCGCTACGCACGGAGATGCATGCGGAGGCCTATCTATTTTTCCGGCTTCTTCAGATGGACCCCGCCACGGGAAAGGTACGTGAGATGTCTCTGGAAGCTGAGAAGCTGCTGCTGGAGCTTTCTCTGGCCGACAAAAACAAAGCTCTGACAGAACGAGTGCTGCATCGTCTGATCACTCGAGATGCAGGCAATAAAGTGCGTTACATTTTAAGGCTCAGTGAGCTGCTGCTGGAGGCTGAGCAGGCAGCGGTCGCTTCCTTGCAAAGCAATCGCTGGTTTAGAGACGGTTCAGTGCCGCCACCGGGCCTGGAGGCAACGGCTCTCCTTGAGCAGGCCTATCGCGAGACACCGGACTCGGATCAACTCCTCTCCGCGCTTACGCAGACTTACACCATCCAGCGGCGGATGGAAGACGCTCTGAAGCTGTGGAAGGAAGCCGTGAAGAGAGCCAGCGGCACTGCCGCCGTGCCACTGCTGGAGCGCTATGCAGACCTGCTTTTACGCCAGCGGAAGTTCCCCGAGTATGTCCAAGCTCAACTGGAGATCGTGGAGAGAGAGACCGATGCCAAGCGCCGCCGAGAGGCTTTGCGCCGTTTTACGGATCGATTGTTATGGTCGGCCGATGGTGGAGAAATGCCGCCGGAGATCATACAAGAACGGCTGAAGCTTCTGGAGGAAGCTTTAACCGAGCAGACAAGACGGCACCCTTTCGATGGTTTTTACCATGAAGCTCTGGCATTGATTTATGAAAAGAAGGGCGACGACGCTCGCTCTTTCCAGGCCATGAAGCAGGCCTATTACACTTCACCGGAAACGCCCTTTTCTCTTAGCCAGCTGCGTGAAGCGGCCCTCCGGGTTTCAGATCTCAAATCGGCCATCTACTTTCAGAAACAGATTGCCGCTTCGGCGCCCCCGACAGAGCTGGCCGTGGAGTCTCGTCGCTTGGTGGAGTTACTTGAGCAAACCTTTCAAATCGCCGAAGCCGATCGCGTGCGGAGACGTCTGGAAAGCCGCTTTTCTCAAGATGCCACCGCGCTTGAGAACCTTGCGGATCATTACAAGGCCACCGGGCAAGACGAAGCCGAGAGGCGAGTCTATGAGCAGGTGGCCATCGTGCGCCCTTGGGATGCCAGCTCACAACTGCGCATTGCGTTGAAGTGCTTGCGGTTGGCCGATGATGAAGCTGCGGAACGTTACCTGCGGGAGATTTTGGCGAAGACATCCCCTTCCCCTTCCTCCGCGACAGAGAGGCAGCCGCTGCCACTGACGCCCATTCGCAAGTCGAGCGCCCCCGGTCCCGTGACCGAAATCACCGCGCTGTTAGATACAGCGCCTGGCTTGGAACATGATGAGACCACTCAACTGCGGGCTTTTTTGAATCTTCAAAGGCCCGAATTCAGTGAGCTTCCAGTGGAGGTAAACTTTGTTAGGCTTCGGGTCGTGGAGGAGTTGGCAAAGCTGTTCATTCAGCAAAAGGATGAGGCGAAGATCCAAGCGTGGATCGAGGACTGGTCCCTGCCTCACAAATCCAACATCGAGCGTTTGTGGGCTCTCTACTATGTCGACGCAGGCGCAGAGTTTCGAGTGGCGCTGCAAAAGACTCTAAAAAAACAGTTCAGCCTGGAAAACCAGTTTTGCCTGCTGTGGCTGATGCTGCGTTCTCACGGAATGAAAGAAGGCTTGGCCTGGGTGAATGAGAAGGCGCTGGACAGCTCGCAGCTTGGACGGCGAAAACGTTTGCTGTTAGGGGTGGTGGCGATGCTCAGCGATCTGGATAACTTCAAGTTCGCCAAAGGCGAGCTAACAGAACTCGGTGCATCACGCCTGCTGATGAACGCTTCCATCCTCGAGATCACCCGGGACCTTCAGGATCAGCAACGCTACACCGAAGCCCTTGAGTTGGGGGAAAGCTTGAGGCGAAATTCCGTGGCTCTGGCGGATGACTATGCCTTCTTCCTCTCTCGCATCGCAGAGTCTGCGGAACGATGGGACTTGGCCCGTGAATACCTCGATCAAGTGGTGAGAGGTCCCATCCTGCCCGGCACTTATCGCGGCACTTACGATCCCTATCTCTACAGTCTGAGCACAGCCAGTCGGTTAGCCGTTTCGGAGCAAGCCAAGGAAGACACGCTGCGCGCTGCTTGGAAACGCTTGCAGAGCATTCCCGACTCGGCACTCACCCGTTTGAGAAAGTCGGCGGTGGCGGGCTTGGCGGGAGCTCAAGACACGGCAGCAGAAGAGATGCGTGGCTTCATCGCTGGAGATTTTTTGGGGGCTCGCCGCATGGGCGAATCTCAAGGTTTCCTAGCCCCGCAGGGCAGCAGCAGGCATGAGGAGCCCATGCATTTGCGCGGGCTCTGGGAAGAGACCCGGGAAATTCAAGCCAGCTTTGTGCAGCAGGGGCTTGCCGGTGTGGTGCAGAAAGCCAATGACGGCCTCGCCGCTTCTTGGGGGGCTGTCGGCTTGAGTTCTCGAAGCGGTCAGGAGTTCGGGGAATGGCGGCTGGCGTATCTGATGCGTCAGCTCCGTCAGGTGGACTTCCCCACCCGGCAGCGCATGATTCGTGAGTATCTGGGCAGCGTGGATATGCGATTGGAAGTGTCTGTGGACACGGTGAGTGAACTGGGCGGCCGTCTTGAATCCCTCGGCATGGCCCGGGAGGCAATCGATGTGTATCGTCTGCTGCCCAGCCGAGCCCCTGCGAATCCTGAGTATGCCCAATGGCTGATTCGAGCCAGCGAGTCCGCACGCGAAACCCAAGTTGGCCTGCAATTCACGCTTCAGTTGCTTTTGGCTGAGCCGCCCATGAAACCGCCGCAACCTGGGGACGAAGTGCTACGTGAAAAACATGCGTGGTTTTTAGCGCAGGATTTCAATCTCAAGGAACTCCATACTCGGGGCTTCTTGCCTGAAGTCACCCATGTCCTCCAGGGGCGGATTCCCCATGAGGTGCCTTATCTGCGTGAGCTGGCGCTTCTTCACGAGCGCTTAGGGCAAGATCAAGAGGCACTCGCTGCATGGAATCGGCTCCACCTGGCTTTCACCACCAATGAGGAGAGAGGTATCCTCCCTGATGCTGAAAGCAGCCTGCATCAGGCTCGGTTGCTTCACAAAATGGGAAAGAGTCAGGAAGCTTTAGAGTCTCTTCGCACTGTTTCCCTCGTCGAATCCAGCGGTAGCTTGGGCAAAGAAGTCTTGCTATTGCGAGCCGACCTTGTGGCTGCTCAAGGGGGCTGGGACGAATTTAGAGAGCTCATGGCAATCGCCGTGGCCAGAAAGTCACTCGACGCCATTGCTCACCTCGCTGAACTGCTGCGGACTCATGATCGGGCGACTGAAGCCCTGAATTTCCTCACCCAAGGAGAACGACAGGTGCAGGAAGACGCAGACCGTTTCTTCTTACGCTTGGAGTTGCTGAAACTGATGGCTCATGAATCGAATTGGACACCAGAACGAGGTCGCGCTCAGGTGGCCTCTCTCTTCAGGGCACGCTGTCGGGATCGGGACATGTTGAAAGGCTTCGCGTCGTGGATGACCAAACAAGGCCAAGGAGCCAATCAACAGGCCTGGATACGAATCCTCCGGGCGGAGGTTCGCGCGGGGGTGGATCGCCCCATGGCAACTCTTGCGCTTTGTGCCCTGGCCGAGGTGCTGACCGATAAAATGAGTCGGGACATTGCGCTTGGCTGGACGGCGGCCAAAGAGGGCGACCGAATCTGCGTGGAATTGGGTGCCGAGGCTCTGCTGAAAGCGCAACGCGTGCGCTGGGCTTGGGAAGCCTGTGAAGTTCTGCAAGAGCTACCGACCCTCCGCCTGGACGGCCGCCGGATGCCGCTGATGGTCAGGGTGGCTCACGCGATGGGTGAGCGTGCGACTGTTCAGGAATTCTTTGCCGAAGTGATCCGCCGGAGTGTGCCGGGAGGAGTCCAGCCTGCGGAGTGGGCCCAGGCGTTCGAGGACATCGGTGAGCCCGGCTGGGCTAGGGAGCTGTATGAAGCAGCTTTGCTGAAGCTGGAGAGTACACAGTCGATGCAACCCGATTTAAGTGTGGCCTGGGTGCGCTTTCTCATCCGAAATCACGACTGGGAAACGGCGGAGGTTTACCTTCTCAAAAACCACTGGACCATGGTCAACGAAACGGCCGATCTCATTTTTGAGCTTTACCAAAGCTGGGGTAAACTGGCATCTATAGAGACCGAGCTACCCAAGTTTCACCTGCCGGAGGGCATTCAGAAAGAAGTGCTATTTCTGAGCCGACGCGCTCTTGGGCTGCCTCAGCCTTCCCTCCAGCCATGA
- a CDS encoding tetratricopeptide repeat protein, whose translation MGIAPPGTIGGLPDNTTILSQKAAVAFGEQKWDEARAAYEEMLKLDDQNALAWANLGAVEQQAGRTKEALESFEKSVRINPTVAQSWNALGLIYSAQGDTYRAISCFTRAIHEEPTDARAHNYLAIAAKNLGWIDAAQTELQRAIELNPQYGIAHFNLALLYLDQKPPALELAKRHYEKAVSLGVEKDEIVERRLKE comes from the coding sequence ATGGGGATTGCGCCTCCCGGCACCATTGGCGGATTGCCAGATAACACGACGATTTTATCGCAAAAAGCAGCGGTGGCGTTCGGTGAGCAGAAGTGGGATGAAGCCCGGGCGGCCTATGAAGAAATGCTGAAGCTGGACGATCAAAATGCTCTGGCTTGGGCCAATCTGGGAGCGGTGGAGCAGCAGGCGGGACGGACCAAAGAGGCCCTCGAGTCCTTTGAAAAGTCAGTCCGCATCAATCCCACGGTGGCTCAATCCTGGAATGCCTTGGGCCTGATTTACTCTGCGCAGGGCGATACCTACCGGGCGATCTCTTGCTTCACCCGGGCGATCCATGAGGAGCCGACCGATGCCCGTGCTCACAACTACCTCGCCATTGCTGCGAAGAATCTTGGCTGGATCGATGCCGCGCAAACTGAGCTCCAGCGGGCGATTGAACTGAATCCTCAGTATGGCATCGCCCACTTCAACTTAGCGCTGCTTTATCTGGATCAGAAACCGCCAGCTCTGGAATTGGCAAAACGGCATTATGAGAAAGCCGTATCGCTGGGGGTGGAGAAAGACGAGATCGTGGAGCGGAGGCTGAAGGAGTGA
- a CDS encoding type II secretion system protein yields MNTAKLPLISPHTGFSLLEMLMTVAILGIMTSLALTWFGGNGSDVRQARDQRNAQSICSLCQVVNAAGYELVEDSSTGLDIARKLGDGITIEKGLMKGQVFQLPGLGQEELEGAARYISIQGGQVRYDVGGKAENGATSQNGQS; encoded by the coding sequence ATGAACACCGCGAAGCTTCCACTCATTTCTCCCCACACTGGGTTCAGCCTTTTGGAAATGCTGATGACCGTGGCTATCCTCGGCATCATGACCAGCCTTGCTCTCACCTGGTTTGGGGGAAATGGCAGCGATGTGCGCCAAGCACGCGATCAACGAAATGCTCAGAGCATCTGCTCACTCTGCCAGGTCGTGAATGCTGCCGGTTATGAGTTGGTGGAGGACAGCAGCACGGGATTGGACATCGCTCGCAAGCTGGGGGATGGCATCACCATCGAAAAGGGACTCATGAAAGGACAGGTTTTTCAGCTCCCAGGGCTGGGGCAAGAGGAACTGGAAGGCGCGGCTCGTTACATCTCCATCCAAGGCGGGCAGGTTCGCTACGATGTCGGAGGCAAAGCCGAGAATGGCGCGACCAGTCAAAACGGCCAATCCTAA
- a CDS encoding N-acetylglucosamine-6-phosphate deacetylase — protein MKPLDLQVNGYAGTDFNRDGLTAEALHHACHCLREDGCDAILATFITDEIDALERRMQTLVELREKDPLVKEVIAGIHIEGPFINPEKGYVGAHPPHCVKPAHLEDTKRLLDAAGGLTKIITLAPECDDGFHVTEFLANNGVTVSAGHCNPSLDQLRAATEHGLSMFTHVGNGCPMIMHRHDNIIQRALTLRDRLWLCFIPDGVHVDFFALINYLRCAGLEKTIFVTDAISAARLGPGNYTLAGWDIKIGEDLVARSPDGSHFVGSTVTVPRILANGQQSLGLTKAELELLLDTNPRQAVGL, from the coding sequence ATGAAACCGCTCGATCTCCAGGTCAATGGCTACGCAGGCACCGACTTTAACCGCGATGGTCTAACCGCAGAGGCTCTGCACCATGCTTGTCATTGCCTGCGTGAAGATGGCTGTGATGCCATCCTAGCCACCTTCATCACCGATGAGATTGATGCCCTGGAGCGACGCATGCAGACGCTGGTGGAGCTGCGCGAGAAAGATCCTCTGGTGAAGGAAGTCATTGCCGGGATTCACATTGAGGGCCCCTTCATCAATCCTGAAAAAGGGTATGTCGGTGCACATCCGCCTCACTGTGTGAAGCCCGCGCATCTGGAGGATACCAAGCGCCTTCTCGATGCGGCTGGAGGTCTGACCAAAATCATCACTTTAGCACCCGAGTGTGATGACGGCTTTCATGTCACCGAGTTTCTCGCCAACAACGGCGTCACCGTTTCCGCAGGGCATTGCAATCCGTCGCTGGATCAGCTTCGCGCCGCCACTGAGCACGGGCTGAGCATGTTCACCCACGTTGGCAATGGCTGTCCGATGATCATGCATCGTCATGACAACATCATCCAGCGTGCCTTGACGTTGAGAGATCGCCTCTGGTTATGCTTCATTCCAGATGGCGTGCATGTGGATTTCTTTGCGTTGATCAATTACCTGCGTTGTGCCGGCTTGGAGAAAACCATCTTTGTCACGGATGCCATCTCAGCGGCGCGGTTAGGCCCCGGCAACTACACCCTTGCGGGTTGGGATATCAAAATTGGGGAGGATCTCGTCGCTCGCTCTCCCGATGGTTCTCACTTCGTGGGTAGCACGGTGACGGTGCCGCGCATTTTAGCGAATGGACAGCAGTCCCTTGGCTTAACGAAGGCAGAGCTGGAATTGCTGTTGGATACCAATCCTCGTCAAGCAGTCGGGCTCTGA
- the lexA gene encoding transcriptional repressor LexA — protein MFDLSTKLTDRQRELLDYLRQYQRENGVMPSTRDIQRHFGFSSQTAAMSHLRALEKKGVIQRHPNKARAVVFPEDLERAEIMDIPLYGMIPAGYASPQEQQADGSIAVDVNTLGLGRNAKAFALKVRGESMIGANICDGDMVILETKEPRPRDIVAALIDGETTLKRFLVKDGLPYLKAENPDFPDLIPANELIIQGVMQALIRQVRRD, from the coding sequence ATGTTCGATCTCTCCACAAAGCTCACCGACCGCCAGCGGGAATTGCTGGATTATCTGCGCCAGTATCAGCGTGAAAATGGGGTCATGCCCAGCACGCGTGATATTCAGCGCCACTTTGGCTTTTCCAGTCAAACGGCGGCGATGAGCCACCTGCGTGCTCTGGAAAAGAAAGGCGTCATCCAACGTCATCCGAACAAAGCCCGTGCCGTTGTGTTTCCAGAAGACCTGGAACGTGCGGAGATCATGGACATCCCCCTCTACGGCATGATTCCCGCTGGTTATGCCAGTCCTCAAGAGCAACAGGCGGATGGTTCCATTGCGGTGGATGTGAACACTCTCGGTCTGGGGCGGAACGCCAAAGCCTTCGCACTCAAAGTGCGCGGCGAATCCATGATCGGGGCCAATATTTGTGATGGTGACATGGTGATCCTCGAAACCAAGGAACCCCGGCCCCGTGACATTGTCGCCGCCCTGATTGACGGTGAAACCACGCTGAAGCGCTTCCTTGTCAAAGACGGTTTGCCTTACCTCAAGGCGGAGAATCCCGACTTCCCTGATCTGATCCCCGCCAATGAATTGATCATTCAAGGGGTCATGCAGGCGCTGATCCGCCAAGTGCGCCGGGATTGA
- a CDS encoding ABC transporter permease, with product MVNRASLFLALRYLRPKRSFVSVITTISILGVAVGVLMMVVVRAVMLGFEVDFRDTLMGAEPHVLLSRDTTSSEAPPWQEALKKIKPATGILSAAPYAGGMMYMANGDYQTATLVLGLSPAEATRNLAKLQPHLLDGSLDLADGTIVICDEHAQQLGVRLGDEISVYASQNVNAAVRQYSAANEEDSSEKKQAILDQIKLHPQTLRISGVLRTESAGYNGYVSLKTGQALYQLGDQVTGIALELTSPLQAKILAQGLTNQLPGWKYSLWTDAGEARLAAMQNEQTMMQFVLSIIALVAAFSVMNTTITVTTQKRREIGVLAALGSKPGQIVNVFLVQAVVVGVLGTGIGLIGSLLVLWLRNDIREIITWVTGGQVHAVEGVFLSTIPAYVQPWDVTLTCLISIALCIVAGLIPAWFAARVDPAVALRD from the coding sequence ATGGTGAACCGCGCCTCTCTCTTTTTAGCCCTGCGCTATCTGCGCCCGAAGCGATCTTTCGTCTCGGTGATCACGACGATTTCCATCCTCGGGGTGGCTGTCGGCGTCCTCATGATGGTGGTGGTGCGTGCTGTGATGCTGGGCTTCGAGGTGGACTTTCGTGATACGCTCATGGGGGCCGAACCCCACGTGTTGTTGAGTCGTGATACCACATCGAGCGAAGCCCCACCCTGGCAGGAAGCCCTCAAAAAGATCAAACCGGCGACCGGCATTCTTTCCGCAGCCCCCTATGCAGGGGGCATGATGTACATGGCCAATGGAGACTATCAAACCGCGACCTTGGTTCTAGGGCTTTCGCCCGCAGAGGCCACTCGCAACCTCGCCAAGCTTCAACCTCATCTCCTCGATGGCAGCCTCGACCTTGCGGACGGCACCATCGTGATCTGTGATGAACATGCGCAGCAACTTGGCGTGCGCCTAGGCGATGAAATTAGCGTCTACGCCTCCCAAAACGTCAATGCGGCCGTGCGCCAGTACAGCGCCGCTAACGAAGAAGACTCCAGCGAGAAAAAGCAGGCAATTCTAGATCAGATCAAACTTCATCCGCAAACACTGCGCATTTCAGGTGTCCTGCGGACCGAGAGTGCTGGCTACAATGGCTATGTCTCGCTGAAAACAGGGCAGGCTCTCTATCAACTCGGCGATCAAGTGACTGGCATCGCCCTCGAACTGACATCGCCTCTCCAAGCTAAAATCTTGGCGCAAGGCCTGACCAATCAATTGCCTGGTTGGAAATACAGCCTGTGGACCGATGCGGGGGAGGCCCGACTGGCCGCCATGCAAAACGAGCAAACGATGATGCAGTTCGTGCTCTCCATCATCGCCCTGGTGGCCGCCTTTTCGGTGATGAATACCACCATCACCGTGACCACCCAGAAGCGCCGCGAGATCGGCGTTCTCGCCGCCTTAGGCAGCAAGCCAGGGCAAATCGTCAATGTCTTCCTGGTACAAGCCGTTGTCGTGGGAGTACTCGGCACGGGCATCGGTCTGATCGGCAGCCTGCTGGTGCTGTGGCTGCGCAATGATATCCGCGAGATCATCACCTGGGTCACAGGTGGTCAGGTCCACGCCGTGGAGGGTGTCTTCCTCTCCACCATCCCGGCCTATGTACAGCCTTGGGATGTCACGCTGACCTGCCTCATCTCCATCGCCTTATGCATCGTTGCGGGTTTGATTCCCGCTTGGTTTGCCGCCCGGGTGGACCCCGCCGTGGCCCTGCGCGATTAG
- a CDS encoding thermonuclease family protein — MPRRRSRSKSRSRPRRSFTWLFLLFLAALGSQIWKEIQKPVEVSPPRSAKSTKVFEVMPDMRWVEDSNNDGDSFKLRYRDQVHELRLYFADCPEKRRHAYNGDRLREQGDYFGGLSEPRTLALGRQAQAFSRQWLMEKPFTVFTRWQGVFNSGRHYAFIVFPDGEDLSAKLVREGLARIHTTGTTLPDGRSAAQYEAELQRLEAEARAARRGGWAP, encoded by the coding sequence ATGCCGCGCCGTCGTTCCCGCTCCAAGTCGCGTTCTCGTCCGCGTCGTTCGTTCACTTGGCTATTCCTGCTGTTCCTGGCCGCACTGGGCAGTCAGATCTGGAAGGAAATCCAAAAGCCGGTCGAGGTGTCGCCTCCTCGATCCGCGAAGTCTACCAAGGTCTTTGAGGTCATGCCGGATATGCGATGGGTGGAGGACTCCAATAACGATGGCGACAGCTTCAAGCTCCGTTATCGCGATCAGGTCCATGAATTGCGGCTCTACTTTGCCGATTGCCCCGAGAAGCGTCGACATGCTTACAACGGCGATCGGCTTCGTGAGCAGGGCGATTATTTCGGCGGCCTCAGCGAGCCACGCACGCTGGCTTTAGGTCGCCAGGCCCAGGCCTTCTCGAGGCAATGGCTCATGGAGAAGCCGTTCACGGTTTTCACGCGTTGGCAGGGCGTGTTTAATAGCGGCAGACACTATGCCTTCATCGTCTTTCCTGATGGTGAAGATCTGTCCGCCAAGCTCGTGCGAGAGGGGTTGGCGCGGATTCATACCACAGGCACAACGTTACCTGACGGGCGCAGCGCCGCCCAGTATGAAGCAGAGCTTCAGCGATTGGAGGCTGAGGCGAGAGCCGCTCGACGTGGTGGCTGGGCGCCATGA